A portion of the Calothrix sp. 336/3 genome contains these proteins:
- a CDS encoding AAA-like domain-containing protein, whose amino-acid sequence MGRSVRVRKDYIEKVKLAVQRQGFPRQKDLAETLGFSLATVSNFLNGKPVDWLNFSEISEKLGFDWQDIQDISNQEISLNTNGDGNGSGVITPDEDDNFIYIDRPPIEEICDKTLSQPGGLLRIKAPGWMGKTSLMARILGKMAHQGYRTVLVDMHYAETDNFSNLEKFLKWFCVSVSQSLHMDNRIADYWDDQFSTPKMNCTAYFEEYLLAKSSAPLILCLDTVERIFPHEKVAGEFLGLLRAWHEQAKTRPLWKQLRLVIAHSTEVYVPLRVNESPFNVGVPIELPEFTPEQVLLLAKQYGLERDLQQIQPLIDKVGGHPYLVGEAFKNLQLNPTITLEQLLQTSVTDRGIYGNLLRHYWRLIEQDSELAAVLKTIVKSPSPVRVSPTQAHNLYRMGLVKSVGNEVIIGCEVYREYFSDRFDFLDQ is encoded by the coding sequence ATGGGACGCTCAGTAAGAGTACGTAAAGATTATATTGAAAAAGTTAAGCTCGCAGTGCAACGTCAAGGCTTTCCCCGACAAAAGGACTTGGCAGAGACGTTAGGATTTTCCTTAGCAACTGTAAGTAATTTCCTCAACGGTAAACCCGTGGATTGGTTAAATTTTAGCGAAATTAGCGAAAAATTAGGTTTTGATTGGCAAGATATTCAAGATATCTCCAATCAGGAAATAAGCCTGAACACAAATGGTGATGGAAATGGAAGCGGGGTAATTACCCCAGACGAAGATGACAACTTTATCTATATCGATCGCCCACCCATTGAGGAAATATGTGACAAAACCCTTTCCCAACCTGGTGGTTTATTGAGAATTAAAGCTCCTGGGTGGATGGGGAAAACATCTTTGATGGCGAGAATTCTGGGAAAAATGGCACATCAAGGATACCGCACCGTGCTAGTAGATATGCATTATGCTGAAACCGATAACTTTAGCAACCTAGAAAAATTCCTCAAGTGGTTCTGCGTCAGTGTCAGTCAAAGTTTGCACATGGATAACCGAATTGCAGACTACTGGGATGATCAATTTTCTACACCAAAAATGAACTGCACCGCTTATTTTGAAGAGTATTTATTAGCAAAATCTTCTGCACCTTTGATTTTGTGCTTGGATACAGTTGAGCGCATATTTCCCCATGAAAAAGTTGCCGGGGAATTTTTAGGATTATTAAGAGCTTGGCATGAACAAGCAAAAACTCGTCCTCTCTGGAAGCAGTTACGGTTGGTAATAGCTCACTCGACAGAAGTGTATGTTCCTCTCCGAGTAAACGAGTCTCCCTTTAATGTTGGTGTACCCATAGAATTACCTGAATTTACTCCAGAGCAGGTGCTTTTGTTGGCGAAACAATACGGTTTGGAGAGGGATTTGCAGCAAATTCAGCCATTGATAGATAAAGTTGGCGGACATCCTTACCTAGTAGGAGAAGCATTTAAGAATCTGCAACTTAACCCGACTATTACCCTCGAACAATTACTACAGACATCCGTTACCGATAGAGGTATATATGGTAACTTGCTTCGTCACTACTGGCGACTGATTGAACAAGATAGCGAATTAGCAGCAGTCTTAAAAACAATTGTGAAAAGTCCTAGTCCAGTTCGCGTGTCACCCACACAAGCCCATAATTTGTACAGGATGGGGTTAGTAAAATCAGTAGGTAATGAAGTAATAATTGGCTGTGAAGTGTACCGAGAATACTTTAGCGATCGCTTTGATTTTCTCGACCAATAA
- a CDS encoding DUF5331 domain-containing protein, whose amino-acid sequence MNIQELRESLRLKWVSYYSQNRSWLVKMRIWASYDGLRRPSSGFILATLSTLEPQLGDILPLLVELNSNPDEIINALGLNFNPDEEIPEVRDHHSASRDYGSNGVGKVNGCRKYELSEKFHSESQVVEHKKQTTSCLTVVLDSKNGHKAILPIAIHGNGKHGRKMTLIRDNHHHHNGKYADSPVVGKRHMGTSGQSLSHLPSKSSDEISPQIIKSTRIANWVDDFCQGVNWDEKDSTFLPF is encoded by the coding sequence ATGAATATTCAGGAACTACGTGAATCTTTGCGACTTAAGTGGGTTAGTTATTATTCTCAGAATCGTTCCTGGTTGGTGAAAATGCGTATTTGGGCAAGCTATGATGGTTTGCGTCGTCCTTCTTCTGGGTTTATTTTGGCAACTTTGTCAACTTTAGAACCGCAATTAGGGGACATTTTACCTTTATTAGTAGAATTAAATAGTAATCCCGATGAGATTATTAATGCCCTAGGTTTGAATTTTAATCCTGATGAAGAAATTCCAGAGGTAAGGGATCATCACTCTGCATCGAGAGATTATGGGAGTAATGGTGTAGGTAAAGTGAATGGATGCAGAAAGTATGAGTTGTCAGAAAAATTTCACTCCGAATCTCAGGTTGTAGAGCATAAAAAACAAACCACTTCCTGTTTGACTGTGGTTTTAGATAGTAAAAATGGTCACAAAGCTATCTTGCCGATCGCCATCCACGGGAATGGGAAACATGGTAGAAAAATGACCCTTATTAGAGATAATCATCACCATCACAATGGGAAATATGCAGATTCACCTGTGGTTGGGAAGCGTCATATGGGGACATCTGGACAGTCGTTGAGCCATTTACCGAGTAAATCATCAGATGAAATCAGTCCACAGATAATCAAATCGACCAGAATTGCTAATTGGGTGGATGATTTTTGTCAGGGTGTAAATTGGGATGAAAAGGATAGTACATTTTTGCCGTTTTGA